One Trichormus variabilis 0441 genomic window, TGCCAACGCCACAGCTTCTTCTACATCATGGGTGACTAAAAATGCCGTAAAGCCTCGCTCTCGCCACAAATCTTCGATGAGATATTGCATTTCTAGACGAGTTAACGCATCTAATGCACCCAGAGGCTCATCCAGTAGTAGTAAATGTGGTTGACTCACCAATGCTCTGGCTAATGCTACCCGTTGTCGTTGTCCTCCAGATAATACATGAGGCCATTCACCGGCTCTATCTTTAAGTCCTACTTGTTCTAATACCCATGTAGCTTTTGATTGCCAATTTTCTTGTAATCCTAGACCCACATTATCAATCACTCGTTTCCAAGGTAATAAACGCGGTTCTTGAAACATCACTCTAACAGAATGACTAAGTTTACGGAGTGGTTCCCCATCTAGCAAAATACCGCCTGTAGTGGGTTTATCTAACCCTGATACAAGGCGCAATAAAGTACTTTTACCACAACCACTACGCCCCACAATAGCAATAAACTCTCCAGGCGCTACTTCTAGATTTAATGAATTTAAAACGGTTTTATGACCAAAAGCCTTAGTTAGATCCAAAATATTGATTCGTGAACCTTTTAAATTTGCAACCATCTGTGTTTCTCCTTTTTTATGGATAATCGAGTTATAGCAATCTTGATAATTTGATGCTTAGGCAACACTAAACTCAAGGAATTCACAATTTATTTCTTAGTTTTTACCCAGCAGGTTTGTAATTGGGATTCCATGCTAAGAATTTATTTTCTAGAGCTTTGGCTATAGAATTTGCTAGTTTACCTAGTAGTGCATAAATGACAATACTTAATACCACAACATCAGTTTGCATAAACTCACGGGCATTCATTGCCATATAGCCAATACCGGAATCTGCGGCAATTTGTTCAGCTACAATTAATGAAAGCCACATAATACCCAAGGAAAACCGGACACCAATTAATATTGAAGCTAAAGCCCCAGGAAATACGATTTGCCACAAGAGTTGGGGTGTTTTTAAGCCGTAGACTCTGCCCATTTCAATCAGACCAGGATCTACACTCCGAATTCCATGATAGGTATTAAGATAAATCGGAAAAAATACACCTATAGAAACAAGAAATAATCTGGCTTGATCACCAATTCCAAACCATAAAATTACTAGGGGAATTAATGCCAAGTTGGGAATAGTACGCAACATTTGTAGAGAACTATCTAACAATTGTTCTGAAAGCCTAGAAAACCCAGTAAGTAATCCTAAAACAAAGCCAATTCCGCCGCCGACTATAAAACCAGATATAGCTCGTGCAGCACTAATTCCCATGTGTTGGAAAAGCTCTCCAGTTGAAGCTAACTTAAATGCTGTAAAAACTACACTGCTGGGTGCTGGTAAAATTCTGCTAGAGAGTAAACCAGTTCTGGAAGAAATCTCCCAAAGTAACAGCACTATAAAAGGTACTATCCAAGGGATGATTTTATTTGCGTATTTGTTGTTGAATAATACTTCCAGTGATTTTTCGTGGCTTTTAGTATTGTTCAGAGTAATAGTCATAAGGTCTAAGTTAGTTGTTTTACAAGGTTCTCATTGACAGCTATTTCGTCAATAGCACTGAGACGTGTGATGTTAGCTTTGCTCAGACAGGGGCAGAAAACAACGGATAATCAACAAAAAAATTACCTTGTCGTTAGGGTGTCACCTTTGCAAAATACTGTATGTCGAGAGAATTACCGTAGATTAAAACTAATCTTACACGAAATCTAGTAAAAATCAACCCCAAAAAAGCTTTTGTCACGAATTTCCTATGTTTAAGGGGATTCCTATTAGAAAACCATTTCCAGGGTTCCTGAGGATGATAGATGATTCATGACCTACTATCCAGCCCAGAACAATAGTGGGTTTCGCTGTTGCTAACCCACCCTACTGGACTGACACAGCTAAAGTAGTGGATTAGAGGTAGTAGCGCGGCAAAGCTAAAATGTTCCATTCATTATAGTTCTCTTGTGGAATGGGCTTCTAGCTCTTCCAGTGTAGGCAAGATGCCTACAGTAAAGAAACTTTTTTTTATGCACTATTTAAGGCTTGCCACGCTAATACGTACCTAAAACCTATAGGTAGTACGAATCCAAGCATATACACTATCAGGATTGTTGGCATTGGAATCTGGCGCTGTAACCCAAATAAAACCTGGTGTAATGTCGATTTTATCGTTAATTTTGTATTGGTAGAATCCTTCAATATGTAGGGAAAGGTCTTTGTCTGCTTGTCCTAAGCCTGCTCCCAAATTCACATTTTTGCCAAGACTGATCAGTGTTGGAGCCATACCCACAAACAATCCCCCTAGACTTCCCTTTTTTCCAAGATCCGGGAACGACATTCCTACAGCCCAATCCATAGCTCGGCCATCACCGCGTCCTAAATAGCGGTGTGCGCCATAACTTACCCAACCATTCATAGCAAACTTGGGACTAAATTGATAAAAAGCTTGTACGCCGTAAAGATTTGCTACTGTCCCCGTTCCTGCTACGGTGCTATTGACCAAGTTACTTCCTGCTGCTGGGCCAAAGTTTGTTCCACTTAAACCTTGGGCGTTTGGTGGACTATAAGTATTAACGTAAGTTAGAGCCGCCCGAAAATTCCTCTGAGGACTGGTGTATAGTATCTGTCCTAAAGCTAAATATCGGCCTGTGAAGAAGCCGGTATTGGGGCCAGGGTTATTGGCGTTAGGTGCGCTATAAGCTACTCCCAATTGGAACTGTTGATTTAATCTGTGGAGTACTGCTATTCCACCGCCAGCATCTCCATATTGATAGACTAAAGCTCGTCGTGAGAATCGGGAAATCCCATTAGAACCAGTTGCTAGACTACTTTCAAAGTATGGATTAATCGGAACGGTAAAACCTAGCTCATTAGCTCCATCGGATAAAGCATAAATGTTGACTTGGGTATTTGAACCAAAAGGAAACCGATAACGTACACCACTAACAGAAATATCATTGGGTGGTCTGGTAATACTGGAGTTATCAGCAGTTCTGCCATCAAAAGTGCCTAATAATCCAGCTCTTGTTTGTCCTAATGATTGAATATTTCCTCCCCCCAGCGTTATACCCAGTGAATCTTTACCTGTAAAGCTGGCATTTAATCGCAAAGACACTGATCCTTGCTGTGTTACTACGCGGGGTGCTGGCCGCCCAGTGATAACGTTATTACCAGCAAAAAGTGAGCCAATAACTATCTGCGCTCGACCTGTGAGTTTAACTGTAGTAGAAAATTGTTGTTTCTCGATGGTTTCTAACTTTGCATCTACTGTATCAAGTCTTCCTCGCAGTGCAGCCAATTCCGTAGAAAATTCTTCTCTTAACTTCTTGATTGTGTCTAAGTCTTCTTGTCTAACTAAGTCTGCTGTAGAATTGGCAATGATTTGATTGAACCGGTCTAAAGCAGTATTTAGACCAGCCGCAAATTCATAGCGGGTAAGAGCGCGATCGCCTTTGAATGTACCATCTGTATAACCTGCGATCGCTCCATAGCGTTCCACCAGGGATTGTAAAGCTTGAAATGCCCAATCTGTAGGCTGAATATCAGATAACTGAGAAACAGATGTAACTTGTTCTATGGGGTTTTCTTCATCTGTGATATCTTCTTGAGAAAATAGATTTTCTGTTTGAGATAGTAAGTAATCAGGCGCGCCAATTACCTCTACATTGGCAATCTGATTTGATTCAGCCTGAGTTACACTATTTGACGAAGTTTCCTCAATCCCTGATTTTGATTCAGATAGATTCAGTGTTTCCGGTGCGATCGCCTGCGGTGGGGCTTCTGCCATTGCACCTGAAGAAAGAATGAAAAGCACATTAAAAAGGGCTGGGACAACTAGCCCACAATTCCATAAAATTTTAAACATCGCTTCTTTTGAGTTACGCACTGAAAATTGACAAATCTTTACTTGCTAATACCTCACAGGATATTGACATCCCAATCACATATCCTTCTGAGGACAAATCTTCTTCAGATGATTGCCTTACAAAATTTTGGCAAAGACTAAACGGTGTTGAGGATTACAAACCAGGCAAGAAACGTAGCAAGTGGGATGTTCCATTGAGGAGTAAGAAGTTGAATTAGCCTAAAATTTTAACCGTAACTAAACTACTAAAAATCTATCTGGTTTTAGTAATTTAACTATTAATTTTGGATATTTGCATAAAATAATAAAAAAAACAAGCCCCTAAAGATATATTTTTATAAGAGAAAAACATTAGCAAACTTGTGTGAAGTAACACTTGCATTTTTATCGTAAGTATGGAAAACTCTGTAACAGAATAAAATACTGTAAATCAGTCGGTTTATAGTAGTTTGATGTAAATAAACTACGGTATTTAATTTGCCGACTGAAGTACTTAAATATTTTTCAGGCAAAAATTAATTGTGTACCTGATGCCAGTAGTAGTGAAACGCCCTATCCATCTTCCAAGTGATACAAAAAGCTTGGTAAGGATTTCGGCCTTTACTTAGTACAATTTCTAATTTCTAGATTTGTCTTACCATCACAGACTTAAGAAATATTCTGAATAATTTCCCCAATACCTCAATAGAGTATTGATTCACCCAAAAATCAACTTATGACCCAACTGAAAACACTTCCCATATACGACCCAACATTATTTGAGGGTGCTGCTGAAGTTTATGCTCAATACAGAACTAAGTACCCGCCTGCCGTATTTGACAAGCTAACGGAAATATTTAATTTGAATGGTCAAGGAAGACTACTAGACTTGGGTACTGGCCCAGGTTTAATTGCCATTCCTCTCAGCACCAAATTCCAAGAAGTAGTGGCGATCGATCCCGATCCGGAGATGCTCAAAGAGGCGCAACGCCAAGCAGCAACGGCAGGAGCAAATAATATTACTTGGCTAGAACAAGGAGCAGAACTGATTAACCCTAGTCTTGGGGTATTTAAACTAGCTACCATTGGCAGAGCCTTTCATTGGATGGAACGCCAACTTGTACTAGAGCGCCTTTATGAATTGCTGGCAGATGATGGTGCGATCGCACTCCTGAATACAGGTGATGATCCTTGGAAAAGCCCTCTACCTTGGAAACAGGCTGCAATTGGAGTGGTGAAAAAATGGTTAGGTGAAGAGCGACGAACTGGACAACGAGGGCAAGGGATTCGTAAACCAGTTGATCCTCCCCACGAAGTCGTAATTGCCAATTCAAAATTTGCTCGCCAGGAAGTGCATGAAGTCACATTTGAGAAATCTTGGACAGTCTCTAGCTATCTTGGCTACTTATACACTACAGCTTTCTCGCTGAAAATTTTCTATGGTGACAAAGCTGAAGAATTTGAAGCAGATATCAAAGACGCATTACTAGCGGTTGAGCCTTCTGGACACTTTACAGAAGAACTCAAAGCCACAATTCAAGTTGTTTGGAAGCATTAACTTGATTTTTTAACGCAAAGTATCGCAGAGGTACTCGCAGAGGGGAAATGAGAGTTATTTACTCTTGATTTGTTTGGTACTTGAGAGTGAATTAATTTAACTATCTAAAATAAAGAGGAAAGCCGATGAGCAAAAAACGCCAGTTTCGTTTAGGAGCATTTATTCAAGCTACTGGACATCATATTTCGGCTTGGCGACATCCTGATGCACAAATAGATGCAGGGTCAAATTTTGACCATTACAAAGAAATTACCCAAACTGCTGAACGTGGGTTATTTGATGCAGTTTTTTTGGCGGACAGCCCAGGAGTTTGGGGTGGTGAACCAGAGACACAAAAACGCAATGGGAAACTTGCTCATTTTGAGCCAGTCACCCTCTTTTCAGCGCTGTCCTCTGTCACCCAAAACATTGGTTTTATTTCCACTGCCTCGACTACTTATGAACATCCTTACACCCTGGCGCGTAAGTTTGCTTCGCTAGATCATTTGAGTAAAGGCCGGGCGGGGTGGAATGTAGTTACCACAGGTAACGAGAGTGCCGCAGGTAATTTCGGTCTTGAGCATCACCCAGAACATAGCCAACGTTATGAACGCGCAGAAGAGTTTGTACAAGTGGTTAAAGGGTTGTGGGATAGCTGGGAAGACGATGCTTTCATCCGTGATAGAGAATCTGGTATTTATTTCGATACGGATAAACTACACGTACTAAACCACAAAGGTAAATATTTTTCCGTCAAAGGCCCGTTGAATGTTGCTCGTCCGCCTCAGGGTTATCCGGTGATTGTCCAGGCTGGGGCATCGGAAGCTGGAAGAGAATTAGCTGCGCGTACTGCTGAGGTGATTTTCACTGCTAATCAAACCCTAGCTGATGCCCAAGAATTTTACGCTGACGTAAAAGGCCGATTGGCAAAATATGGACGCTCTCCAGATGACCTAAAAATCATGCCTGGGGCCTTCCCAATTATTGGCCGGACTGAGGAAGAAGCTCAAGAGAAATACGAATTTTTGCAATCATTAATCCATCCCGATGTCGCTTGGGGCATTTTAAAGAGATACTACAAAGGTTTGGATCTGTCGAAATATTCTTTAGATGATATTGCTCCAGAACTACCTGGCGACACCAACAATAATAAGAGTCGTCTAAAATTAGTCAAAGATTTAGCGACTCGTGGGAGTCTGACGTTACGACAGTTATATCTGGCTCTTGCCACTGCCAGAGGTCATCGCACAATCCTTGGTACTCCCGAAAGTATTGCTGATCAGTTAGAGGAATGGTTTAACAATAGTGCAGCAGATGGTTTTAATATCATGCCACCAATCCTACCTACAGGCTTAGATGAGTTCGTGAACCTAGTCGTTCCCATTCTTCAGAAACGGGGATTGTTCCGTACTGAATATGAAGGTACTACCTTGCGGGAAAACCTGGGGCTACGTCGTCCTGAGAATCAATTTGCTGTCAAACAAGTGAATGAAAGATTGGTTTTGGCGTAAATAAATAGGGCTTAGTAGTCTGACAAGTTAGAGGTTGTTTGAAAAGAGATTGGCTGTGATTTTAAGCACTTGTTGATCCCCCCCTAACCCCCCTTAAAAAGGGGGGAAAATGAATTAAAGTCCACGCCACTTGCTACAAGTCGGCAGAGCCGCCCAACACAGTGGCTCCCCTTTTTAAGGGGGATTTAGGGGGATCTAAAATGTTTTGCTACTAAGCATAGGACTTTTCAAACATCCTCTTAACTTGAAGATCCAAAATCAGGACTACAGTCCTGACTACAAACAAAGGAGTAATGAGTTTCGAGTGCTGTAGACACTCCCTCGTTGAGCCAGTATGTTATGAGTTCTTTTTGTCATCAATATCACCCATGCTTTGTTGTACTCGGCACTCATAACTCATTTCTCAGCACTGTTTCTGTAATTTTTTATTTACGTAACTTGCTGTAGGCAAGGAAAAAATATGACTGAATATAGCAGACTAAAAAGTTCTCGTTCCGCCGCTATCAAAGCGAAACTCAATTATCCAATCATCGACACTGACGTTCATACTAACGATTTCACCCCAGCCCTTGAGGACTACATTGCTCAATATGGTGGCTCGAAACTGGTAGATGAACTGCGCAAGGCAGAATCTTCTCGTCTTAACTCCAAGAGCAACGGTAAAGACTGGTATCAACAAACTCCCGAAGAACGTCAATATAACCGGACAATTCGCTCTCCTTGGTGGGCGAGAGTTACCCGTAACACATTGGATTTAGCTACTTACACTCTTCCTGAGCTATTCTATGAGCGTCAGGCAGAGCAAGGGTCAGATTATTCGGTGCTGTTTCCGAATAATGTTTTAGCACCGGCTGGAGCTAGCAAAGAGAACCGTCAAGCATTGCAACGGGCTGTAAATCACTATCATGCTGATTTGTATCGCAAATATAGCGATCGCTTGACTGTAGTTGCTGGTATCCCAATGGGTACTCCTGAAGAAGCTGTTGAAGAATTAGAATTTGCAGTAAAAACACTAGGACTAAAAGTAGCAAATATTCCTGGTGGCGTGAAGCGTCCAATTAAAGCGATCGCTGATAAGTACCCAGCAGATCAATACCCAGAAGTTGCTAAGTATGCTTCATACATTGACTTCTACGGATTGGATAGTGAATATGATTACGATCCATTCTGGGCAAAGGCAGTTGAGTTGGGTGTACCTATTACTACCCATTATGGTAGCCAAGGTTGGACTGGACGCTCTTCCATCAGCAACTACATGAACAACCACATCGGTCACTTTGCCGATGGTTCACAAGCATTTGCGAAGGCGTTGTTCTTTGGTGGTGTTACCAAGCGTTTCCCACAGTTGCGCGTAGCGATGTTGGAAGGTGGTGCTGATTGGGGCGCACACGTTTACATCCATTTGGTAGACAGATTCTCCAAACGGAGTCTCAAAGGTCTGCAAAACTACAACCCAGACCTGACCAATTTTGATGAATTGTACGCGTTGTTTGAGCGTTTTGGTAGTGAATTCTTGCAAGCACACCCCCTCAGCAAAGAAGAACTGAAAAAGACTGTACTAGGTTCTTCCTTCAACCGTCATAGTCGCTCGCCCATTGGTAGCGAACTAGAAGACTTTGCGGCGGCTGGGATTGAAACCATTGAAGATATCCGCGATCGCTGGGTAAATAGCTTCTTCTTTGGTTCTGAGTCTGACGATCGCACCATTGCAGCTGCATTCAACGACAAAGCCAATCCCCTGGGTGTGAAAATCAACGCCATCTATTCCTCAGATGTTGGTCACTGGGATGTACCCGACCTCACAGATCCTCTAGCAGAAAGTTGGGATTTGGTACAAGAAGGTGTGATTTCCGAAGCTGACTTTAAAGCTTATGTCTTCGCTAATCCCTACAAGTTCTACACCCAAGCTAACCCCGACTTCTTCAAGGGTACAGCAGTTGAATCTAAAGTACCTGCTCCACAAGTAGATAAGAGCCTTGTAGTAGCTTAAATCAGATAGTTGACAAGATCCCTGACTTCTTGAAGAAGTTGGGGATCTGACCACCACACAAAAACTTGAGGAATTATAGCTATGTCTATCGAACGCCGTTCTGGTTTATTGCCTTATCTATTCTCCCGCGCCGCAGAAGAGACCAACAAACCCGCACCCCTCGTATTGTTTCTACATGGGGCGCGCGATCGCGGTACAGATATAAATGTATTACTAAAATGGGGTCTGCCTCGTTTTGTTGATGAATCCAGCCCCTTACCCTACTTTTTTGTCGCGCCCCAACTTCCTGAAGGCCAGACTTGGGTAGACCGAGAAGCAGATGTTATTGCTTTGTTGGATAATCTGATCGTTTCTCAATCAATAGATCCTTCCCGTGTCATCCTATCAGGATTCAGCTTAGGTACTGCGGGAGCATGGCATATTGCTGCTGCTCATCCTGGTCGTTTCGCTGGTTTAGTAGCGGTTTCCGGTCGTGTACCTAAAACCCTAGAAGCAAACCAACTAGCTGCACTCAAAGAAATTCCCATCCAAATATTTCAAGGTGCAAAAGACGAAAAACTGTCAGTTGAAGATACACAGCAGATTGTTGATACCTTACATGGTCTGGGGGGAACAGTAGATTTTACTGTCATACCTGAAGGGGATCATTTTATTGCTGATGAAGTGTACACCGACTCAAAATTGCAACAATGGCTGATTTCACAGAGCCGTCGTCCTGCTTCTGTAGTCGCCTAAGAGTAGAATTCTTTTTCTAACATGACATTACCCACAACTAAACTTGGCCAAACTGGATTGACCGTTTCTCGTCTGTGTCTCGGTACAATGACCTTCGGATTACAGACAGATGAAGAAACTTCCAGGCAGATTCTCGACACCGCCGCCGATGCAGGCATTAACTTTCTGGATACAGCCGATGTTTATCCTTTGGGTGGTGGACTAGCTACGGCTGGAAGTACGGAAGAAATCATTGGACGTTGGCTAAAAGGCAAACGAGACAATTTTATCCTTGCTACAAAATGTGTGGGACGAGTCGGGACTGCGCCTTGGGATCAAGGTGCTTCACGTAAACATATTCTCGATGCCATCGATGCTTCCTTAAGAAGATTGGGAACTGATTATGTTGACTTGTACCAATTGCACTCTGATGATGCTTCAACTCCTCTCGATGAAACCCTAGAAGCATTAGATACAGTAGTACGTGCTGGTAAAGTACGCTACATCGGAGTTTCCAACTTCTTAGCTTACCGACTCGCCCGCGCCTTGGGACGCGCCGATGTACGAAATCTGACTCGCTTTGTCTCAATTCAACCCCGCTACAATTTGTTATTCCGCGAGATTGAGAGAGAACTTTTGCCCCTAGCAAAAGAAGAAAGTCTGGGTGTAATTCCTTACAACCCCTTGGCTGGTGGTTTACTAACTGGTAAACACAGCCTGACTCAAGGCCCAACAGCAGGGACTCGTTTTACTTTGGGTACAGCCGCAGAACGTTATCAAGAAAGGTATTGGCGCGATCGCGAGTTTAATACTGTGGAAGAATTACGCACAGTAGCAGACTTCGCAGGCCTATCACTCACCACCCTAGCTGTGGCGTGGGTGTTGGCTAATCCGATTATTACTGCCCCCATTATTGGTGCTAGTCGTCCAGAACAGCTTGCTGACACCCTAAAAGCCCTGGAACTTAAGCTCGATGACAATTTGAAGCAAAAATTAGATGACATCACCGCCGAATATCGCAGAGGTGATTCTCTACGCTAGTTTTGCAAATTTGAACTCTTTCCAATCCAAAATATTTTATCTATCAAACACCTATGATTAAACGCCGTCGTTTTCTAAATGTCGCTACATCTAGTCTGGGCGGTTTTTCTATGGCCTATTTGTTGGGAAGTTGTAGCCAACAAAGCCAAAAGAATGTAGCAAATAGTAGCAGTTCTCTGGCGATAAAAACGAAGGTTCTCCGCATGGGGTATCAAAGTGCAGGGGATCTTGTCCGTAATCGGCAAGTTTTAGAAAAACGCTTAGATCCTCTGGGAATTAAAGTAGAATGGCTGCAATTTGCCCAAGGGCCGCAGCTGATGGAAGGGATGGCTGCCCGTAGGGTTGATATAGGCTCAGTGGGAGAAACCCCACCAATTTTTGCCCAAGTGGCTGGATCAGACATTGTTTATGTCGTGGGTACACAAAGAAACGCAGGAACCGGCAGAAGTAGCGTGATTGCAGTGCCGCCAGAGTCTCCACTCACCAAGTTTGAGGAGATTAAGGGGCAAGAAGTTTATTTTCAAAAAGGCTCGGCATCACATTATTTTATGCTCAGGGCTTTACAGTCGATTGGTTTGACCATCAAAGATATCAAAATCAAAAGTATGGCAACTATCGAGGCGCGGGCTGCTTTTCTGGAGGGAAAAATCCCTGTTTGGATGACAGGAGATCCCCACTATGCGATCGCTGAAAAAATGAATCGCATTCGTGTTCTCAGAGATTCTGTTGGCTTGGATTCTCCTGGCGGCTACTACATTGCTGATAGAAAATTTGCTCAAGAAAATCCTGGTGTTCTGAAAATTCTGATTGAGGAACTTCATGCGCTTGATAAATGG contains:
- a CDS encoding ABC transporter permease subunit, with protein sequence MTITLNNTKSHEKSLEVLFNNKYANKIIPWIVPFIVLLLWEISSRTGLLSSRILPAPSSVVFTAFKLASTGELFQHMGISAARAISGFIVGGGIGFVLGLLTGFSRLSEQLLDSSLQMLRTIPNLALIPLVILWFGIGDQARLFLVSIGVFFPIYLNTYHGIRSVDPGLIEMGRVYGLKTPQLLWQIVFPGALASILIGVRFSLGIMWLSLIVAEQIAADSGIGYMAMNAREFMQTDVVVLSIVIYALLGKLANSIAKALENKFLAWNPNYKPAG
- a CDS encoding dienelactone hydrolase family protein, producing the protein MSIERRSGLLPYLFSRAAEETNKPAPLVLFLHGARDRGTDINVLLKWGLPRFVDESSPLPYFFVAPQLPEGQTWVDREADVIALLDNLIVSQSIDPSRVILSGFSLGTAGAWHIAAAHPGRFAGLVAVSGRVPKTLEANQLAALKEIPIQIFQGAKDEKLSVEDTQQIVDTLHGLGGTVDFTVIPEGDHFIADEVYTDSKLQQWLISQSRRPASVVA
- a CDS encoding amidohydrolase family protein, giving the protein MTEYSRLKSSRSAAIKAKLNYPIIDTDVHTNDFTPALEDYIAQYGGSKLVDELRKAESSRLNSKSNGKDWYQQTPEERQYNRTIRSPWWARVTRNTLDLATYTLPELFYERQAEQGSDYSVLFPNNVLAPAGASKENRQALQRAVNHYHADLYRKYSDRLTVVAGIPMGTPEEAVEELEFAVKTLGLKVANIPGGVKRPIKAIADKYPADQYPEVAKYASYIDFYGLDSEYDYDPFWAKAVELGVPITTHYGSQGWTGRSSISNYMNNHIGHFADGSQAFAKALFFGGVTKRFPQLRVAMLEGGADWGAHVYIHLVDRFSKRSLKGLQNYNPDLTNFDELYALFERFGSEFLQAHPLSKEELKKTVLGSSFNRHSRSPIGSELEDFAAAGIETIEDIRDRWVNSFFFGSESDDRTIAAAFNDKANPLGVKINAIYSSDVGHWDVPDLTDPLAESWDLVQEGVISEADFKAYVFANPYKFYTQANPDFFKGTAVESKVPAPQVDKSLVVA
- a CDS encoding ATP-binding cassette domain-containing protein, with translation MVANLKGSRINILDLTKAFGHKTVLNSLNLEVAPGEFIAIVGRSGCGKSTLLRLVSGLDKPTTGGILLDGEPLRKLSHSVRVMFQEPRLLPWKRVIDNVGLGLQENWQSKATWVLEQVGLKDRAGEWPHVLSGGQRQRVALARALVSQPHLLLLDEPLGALDALTRLEMQYLIEDLWRERGFTAFLVTHDVEEAVALADRVIVIEEGRIMLDLPVRLPRPRDRASELFINIREAVLEQVMNNESNNKNQLLQMSH
- a CDS encoding class I SAM-dependent methyltransferase → MTQLKTLPIYDPTLFEGAAEVYAQYRTKYPPAVFDKLTEIFNLNGQGRLLDLGTGPGLIAIPLSTKFQEVVAIDPDPEMLKEAQRQAATAGANNITWLEQGAELINPSLGVFKLATIGRAFHWMERQLVLERLYELLADDGAIALLNTGDDPWKSPLPWKQAAIGVVKKWLGEERRTGQRGQGIRKPVDPPHEVVIANSKFARQEVHEVTFEKSWTVSSYLGYLYTTAFSLKIFYGDKAEEFEADIKDALLAVEPSGHFTEELKATIQVVWKH
- a CDS encoding iron uptake porin, with translation MFKILWNCGLVVPALFNVLFILSSGAMAEAPPQAIAPETLNLSESKSGIEETSSNSVTQAESNQIANVEVIGAPDYLLSQTENLFSQEDITDEENPIEQVTSVSQLSDIQPTDWAFQALQSLVERYGAIAGYTDGTFKGDRALTRYEFAAGLNTALDRFNQIIANSTADLVRQEDLDTIKKLREEFSTELAALRGRLDTVDAKLETIEKQQFSTTVKLTGRAQIVIGSLFAGNNVITGRPAPRVVTQQGSVSLRLNASFTGKDSLGITLGGGNIQSLGQTRAGLLGTFDGRTADNSSITRPPNDISVSGVRYRFPFGSNTQVNIYALSDGANELGFTVPINPYFESSLATGSNGISRFSRRALVYQYGDAGGGIAVLHRLNQQFQLGVAYSAPNANNPGPNTGFFTGRYLALGQILYTSPQRNFRAALTYVNTYSPPNAQGLSGTNFGPAAGSNLVNSTVAGTGTVANLYGVQAFYQFSPKFAMNGWVSYGAHRYLGRGDGRAMDWAVGMSFPDLGKKGSLGGLFVGMAPTLISLGKNVNLGAGLGQADKDLSLHIEGFYQYKINDKIDITPGFIWVTAPDSNANNPDSVYAWIRTTYRF
- a CDS encoding aldo/keto reductase, whose amino-acid sequence is MTLPTTKLGQTGLTVSRLCLGTMTFGLQTDEETSRQILDTAADAGINFLDTADVYPLGGGLATAGSTEEIIGRWLKGKRDNFILATKCVGRVGTAPWDQGASRKHILDAIDASLRRLGTDYVDLYQLHSDDASTPLDETLEALDTVVRAGKVRYIGVSNFLAYRLARALGRADVRNLTRFVSIQPRYNLLFREIERELLPLAKEESLGVIPYNPLAGGLLTGKHSLTQGPTAGTRFTLGTAAERYQERYWRDREFNTVEELRTVADFAGLSLTTLAVAWVLANPIITAPIIGASRPEQLADTLKALELKLDDNLKQKLDDITAEYRRGDSLR
- a CDS encoding LLM class flavin-dependent oxidoreductase, yielding MSKKRQFRLGAFIQATGHHISAWRHPDAQIDAGSNFDHYKEITQTAERGLFDAVFLADSPGVWGGEPETQKRNGKLAHFEPVTLFSALSSVTQNIGFISTASTTYEHPYTLARKFASLDHLSKGRAGWNVVTTGNESAAGNFGLEHHPEHSQRYERAEEFVQVVKGLWDSWEDDAFIRDRESGIYFDTDKLHVLNHKGKYFSVKGPLNVARPPQGYPVIVQAGASEAGRELAARTAEVIFTANQTLADAQEFYADVKGRLAKYGRSPDDLKIMPGAFPIIGRTEEEAQEKYEFLQSLIHPDVAWGILKRYYKGLDLSKYSLDDIAPELPGDTNNNKSRLKLVKDLATRGSLTLRQLYLALATARGHRTILGTPESIADQLEEWFNNSAADGFNIMPPILPTGLDEFVNLVVPILQKRGLFRTEYEGTTLRENLGLRRPENQFAVKQVNERLVLA
- a CDS encoding aliphatic sulfonate ABC transporter substrate-binding protein, which codes for MIKRRRFLNVATSSLGGFSMAYLLGSCSQQSQKNVANSSSSLAIKTKVLRMGYQSAGDLVRNRQVLEKRLDPLGIKVEWLQFAQGPQLMEGMAARRVDIGSVGETPPIFAQVAGSDIVYVVGTQRNAGTGRSSVIAVPPESPLTKFEEIKGQEVYFQKGSASHYFMLRALQSIGLTIKDIKIKSMATIEARAAFLEGKIPVWMTGDPHYAIAEKMNRIRVLRDSVGLDSPGGYYIADRKFAQENPGVLKILIEELHALDKWAEVNRDEVKKLMITQQKLDEDVAERVMSRRTFAGRRGLSPALIAEQQRVADLFFKEGVIPKKINISDALLPSDLYAAITPPEIMV